From Coffea arabica cultivar ET-39 chromosome 2e, Coffea Arabica ET-39 HiFi, whole genome shotgun sequence, the proteins below share one genomic window:
- the LOC113732268 gene encoding DNA topoisomerase 2 isoform X2, protein MSWDVYLGQEAPCLPGKVFSNNMGNKSQPIISKCKESENWTKVTFKPDLAKFNMTHLEDDVLALMKKRVVDLAGCLGKTVKVELNGQRVPVKSFSDYCDLYLQSAAKTRPDPLPRIVEKVNERWEVCASLSEGQFQQVSFVNGIATIKGGTHVDYVTNQITNHIIGIVNKKNKNANLKAHSVKNHLWVFVNALIDNPAFDSQTKETLTLRQSSFGSKCELSQEFLKKVAKSGVVENLLSWADFKQSKDLKKTDGAKRQRITGITKLEDANDAGGKNSDRCTLILTEGDSAKALAMAGISVVGRNFYGVFPLRGKLLNVREASHKQIMDNAEIQYIKQILGLQHGKVYDSVKSLRYGHLMIMTDQDHDGSHIKGLLINFIHSFWPSLLKIPSFLVEFITPIVKATHKNGRALSFYTMPEYESWKESLSGNATGWSIKYYKGLGTSTSKEGKEYFKDLGKHKKDFIWVDDNDGEAIELAFSKKKIEARKNWLRQYEPGTYLDQKEKLIKYSDFVNKELILFSMADLQRSIPSMVDGLKPGQRKILFCSFKRNFVKELKIAQFSGYVSEHSAYHHGEQSLASSIIGMAQDFVGSNNINLLQPNGQFGTRNQGGKDHASARYIYTRLSPITRSLFPKDDDVLLDYLNEDGQSIEPTWYMPIIPMVLVNGSEGIGTGWSSYIPNYNPRDIIANIRRLLNNEPMEPMEPWYRGFRGTIEKTATKEAGASYTVSGVVEEVDETTIRVTELPIRKWTQDYKEFLESIMMGNEKVKDPFIKEFRDHTDDTTVYLEIIMSEENLLMAKHEGLLKKFKLTTTISTSNMHLFDSQGIIKKFDNPEQILGEFFHLRLEFYEKRKKVLLDNLQLEHLKLDNKVRFILAVVEGSIIVSNRKRADLFLELKEKGFTPFPKKKSVEAAVAGSIEDAEETEESSEVATSKGVRASDYEYLLSMAIGSLTLEKVQELCADRDKLKGEVDDLRKATPKSLWTKDLDALESQLDEQDISDAQAEAARKEMRRKAMKDDGPKPTRQAPKNPRKYNRKASNTEPTTEPMEISSSSALETNNVVEVAKPKGKAGPKKAPARKGKTSSVLRDEDDEDDDEVLALKDRLAAYNLGSSSPDQSETMETEIPKREPSKRATTKKPLVSVTEISDGDDDQIEISDDEDFELEVEAAPKEKGRKKTANSKAAKPAAAPKKRGQANKTSQLVGQKLITEVLKPADVSKISPEKKVRRMRPSPFNKKSGSVLERLSQQENDKISPESEGQESPASNASGSTEESAQVVVPRARPQRGGNRGKAKYVLSDSENDDVPDDSDFDEGDD, encoded by the exons ATGTCCTGGGACGTATATCTGGGTCAAGAGGCTCCTTGTTTACCAGGCAAG GTTTTCTCTAATAACATGGGGAATAAATCTCAACCCATTATATCTAAGTGCAAAGAGAGCGAGAACTGGACCAAGGTTACTTTTAAGCCTGACTTGGCAAAGTTTAACATGACCCATTTAGAGGATGACGTTCTTGCTTTGATGAAAAAGAGAGTGGTTGATCTGGCAGGATGCCTAGGAAAGACAGTGAAGGTTGAATTAAATGGTCAGCGAGTTCCTGTCAAATCATTCTCTGACTATTGCGATCTCTATCTACAATCTGCTGCAAAGACCAGACCAGATCCACTCCCAAG GATTGTGGAGAAAGTTAATGAGCGGTGGGAGGTATGTGCAAGTCTAAGTGAAGGGCAGTTTCAACAG GTCAGCTTTGTCAATGGAATTGCAACTATCAAAGGTGGGACTCATGTTGATTATGTTACCAACCAGATAACGAACCATATAATTGGTATTGTAAACAAGAAGAACAAGAATGCCAATCTCAAGGCTCATTCTGTCAAAAATCATTTATGGGTATTCGTCAATGCTCTTATTGACAACCCTGCTTTTGATTCTCAAACAAAGGAAACACTGACACTGCGACAAAGCAGTTTTGGTTCTAAATGTGAACTTTCGCAAGAGTTCCTCAAGAAAG TGGCCAAGTCTGGAGTGGTAGAGAACCTCCTTTCTTGGGCAGACTTCAAGCAAAGCAAAGACCTTAAGAAAACTGATGGAGCAAAAAGACAGAGGATTACTGGGATAACTAAGCTGGAAGATGCTAATGATGCTGGTGGGAAGAATTCTGATAGATGCACCTTGATTTTGACAGAAGGGGATTCAGCAAAGGCTCTTGCT ATGGCCGGAATTTCAGTTGTTGGGAGAAACTTCTATGGTGTTTTTCCATTGAGAGGTAAACTGCTGAATGTAAGGGAAGCCAGCCACAAGCAAATCATGGATAATGCTGAAATTCAGTATATCAAGCAAATTCTTGGTCTCCAGCATGGAAAAGTGTATGATAGTGTTAAGTCTCTGAGATATGGCCACCTGATGATTATGACAGATCAG GATCATGACGGTTCACACATCAAGGGACTGCTGATTAATTTCATTCACTCATTTTGGCCGTCATTGCTGAAAATTCCGTCTTTCTTAGTGGAGTTCATCACGCCTATAGTGAAG GCTACTCATAAGAATGGGAGGGCATTGTCATTTTATACAATGCCTGAATATGAATCATGGAAGGAAAGTTTGAGCGGCAATGCAACTGGTTGGTCCATAAAGTATTATAAG GGGTTGGGGACAAGCACATCCAAAGAAGGAAAAGAGTACTTCAAAGATCTCGGGAAGCACAAGAAAGACTTCATCTGGGTGGATGATAATGATGGGGAAGCAATAGAACTTGCCTTCAGTAAGAAGAAGATTGAAGCAAGGAAGAATTGGCTTCGGCAGTATGAG CCTGGCACTTACCTGgatcagaaagaaaagctaATCAAGTACAGTGACTTCGTTAACAAGGAGCTCATATTGTTTTCCATGGCGGATCTTCAGAGGTCAATTCCATCAATGGTTGATGGCCTGAAGCCAGGCCAACGAAAGAttcttttctgttctttcaAGAGGAACTTTGTCAAGGAATTAAAAATAGCCCAGTTCTCCGGTTACGTGTCTGAACACTCAGCTTACCATCATGGTGAGCAGAGTCTGGCAAGTTCCATCATCGGTATGGCTCAGGATTTTGTGGGCAGCAACAACATTAATCTTCTTCAACCAAATGGCCAATTTGGTACACGTAATCAG GGTGGGAAAGATCATGCAAGTGCTAGGTATATATATACTAGACTTTCACCTATCACACGATCCCTGTTCCCAAAAGATGATGATGTCCTCCTAGATTATCTGAATGAAGATGGTCAATCCATTGAACCTACTTG GTACATGCCCATTATCCCAATGGTTCTGGTTAATGGAAGTGAAGGAATTGGTACAGGATGGAGTTCCTATATTCCAAATTACAATCCGAGGGACATTATTGCTAACATTAGGCGTTTGCTGAATAATGAGCCAATGGAACCCATGGAGCCTTGGTATAGAGGATTTAGAGGAACCATTGAGAAAACAGCAACCAAGGAAGCTGGAGCTAGCTATACTGTCAGTGGAGTTGTAGAGGAAGTCGATGAAACAACAATTCGTGTCACTGAGCTGCCAATTAGGAAGTGGACTCAGGATTACAAGGAGTTCCTTGAATCGATTATGATGGGCAATGAAAAAGTCAAGGATCCATTCATCAag GAATTCAGGGACCATACAGATGATACTACAGTATATCTGGAAATAATCATGTCCGAGGAGAATTTACTCATGGCCAAGCATGAGGGTTTGTTGAAGAAATTCAAGCTAACCACAACAATTAGCACAAGCAACATGCACCTCTTTGACTCACAGGGCATTATCAAGAAATTTGATAACCCAGAACAAA TTTTAGGGGAGTTCTTCCATTTAAGGCTTGAGTTTtatgagaaaagaaag AAAGTTCTGTTGGACAATCTTCAACTAGAGCATTTGAAACTTGATAACAAGGTCAGGTTTATCCTAGCAGTTGTAGAAGGCAGTATTATAGTGAGCAACAGAAAAAGAGCCGATCTTTTCCTTGAACTGAAAGAAAAAGGTTTCACCCCCTTTCCCAAAAAGAAGAGTGTGGAAGCAGCTGTTGCTGGGTCAATCGAGGATgctgaagaaactgaagagagTTCTGAAGTGGCTACCAGCAAAGGAGTTCGGGCAAGTGATTACGAGTACTTGTTATCAATGGCAATTGGATCCTTGACTCTTGAGAAGGTCCAGGAGCTCTGTGCTGATAGAGACAAGCTCAAGGGGGAGGTTGATGATTTGAGAAAGGCTACTCCAAAATCTCTGTGGACGAAGGACCTTGatgctcttgagagccaacttgat GAACAAGATATAAGTGATGCCCAGGCAGAGGCAGCAAGAAAAGAGATGAGGAGGAAGGCAATGAAAGATGATGGTCCTAAGCCTACCCGTCAAGCTCCAAAAAATCCACGGAAGTATAATAGAAAGGCTAGCAACACAGAGCCTACAACTGAACCAATGGAAATTTCATCTAGTTCAGCTTTGGAAACAA ATAATGTAGTTGAGGTAGCCAAGCCAAAAGGCAAAGCTGGTCCAAAGAAAGCTCCTGCTAGAAAG GGAAAAACTTCTTCTGTATTGAgggatgaagatgatgaagatgatgatgaagtgCTTGCACTAAAAGATAGACTAGCAGCCTATAACCTTGGGTCTTCTTCCCCTGATCAGTCCGAGA CCATGGAAACTGAAATTCCAAAAAGAGAACCCAGCAAAAGAGCTACTACAAAGAAGCCTTTGGTAAGTGTCACAGAGATTTCTGATGGTGATGATGATCAGATTGAAATCAGTGATGATGAAGACTTTGAACTGGAGGTAGAGGCAGCTCCAAaagagaaaggaaggaaaaaaacagCCAATTCTAAAGCAGCTAAGCCTGCTGCAGCACCAAAGAAAAGAGGTCAGGCCAATAAAACTTCTCAACTTGTTGGGCAGAAGCTGATTACAGAAGTTCTAAAGCCTGCTGATGTTTCTAAGATTTCACCTGAGAAAAAAGTCAGGAGAATGAGGCCATCACCATTCAACAAGAAGAGTGGCTCTGTGCTGGAAAGGCTTAGCCAGCaggagaatgacaagatatcACCTGAAAGTGAGGGACAGGAGAGCCCTGCTTCTAATGCTTCTGGGAGCacagaagaatcagctcaagtTGTGGTTCCAAGAGCCAGACCACAGAGGGGCGGTAATCGTGGTAAAGCAAAATATGTCTTGAGTGATTCTGAAAATGATGACGTTCCAGATGACTCTGACTTTGACGAAGGTGATGATTGA
- the LOC140036958 gene encoding uncharacterized protein, with protein sequence MQLQKRLHDWSAVVCDSAHLSSIDCKCSALERKEEVFMPVSNSNIQSSGVESPCSPSSSVTAHSSCGSNDFHEALQNYFDMSEKKYWLPWEEDLYVRTYVEWQQNGKWEATRSTLANFTALANYLTQECGLGCTASQCQSKYYRMVEKWRLFTHLRGDSAKPETGIGWDAEHKCFQAGADQWAYLYQINKHYLEFQHPNSADLVMQWDAVMGGKHATGSRAQSSAQPSPQYVPPRVRRRRGDSSDIKGKGVASSSVIDPPHHFLSSDDEDSPVPRNPGKRPISSGAYSSEKDGSRGAKSRRSGSENYQEALSNFNRFSCIAANEKESREKYSIAAAKKAVESLGLEKRLHMFLLKELLDEEFRALFLSFSRDEQLTWIEMFIIPKMEGK encoded by the exons ATGCAATTACAGAAGCGCCTCCACGATTGGAGCGCGGTAGTATGTGATTCGGCTCACCTTTCATCGATCGATTGCAAGTGCAGCGCATTGGAAAGGAAAGAG GAAGTTTTCATGCCCGTGAGCAATTCAAATATTCAGAGTTCAGGCGTCG AATCCCCTTGCAGCCCTAGTTCTTCTGTCACTGCCCATTCCTCTTGTGGCTCTAACGATTTTCACGAGGCCCTACAAAACTACTTTGAC ATGTCTGAGAAAAAATATTGGCTGCCCTGGGAGGAGGATCTTTATGTCCGCACGTACGTGGAGTGGCAGCAGAATGGAAAATGGGAGGCAACTCGTAGCACGTTGGCTAACTTCACTGCATTGGCTAACTACTTGACCCAAGAGTGTGGGCTCGGTTGCACTGCAAGCCAATGCCAATCCAAATACTATCGCATGGTGGAGAAATGGAGGTTGTTCACTCATCTCCGGGGAGATTCAGCCAAACCTGAGACTGGGATAGGGTGGGACGCCGAGCATAAATGCTTCCAAGCTGGAGCTGATCAGTGGGCTTATTTGTACCAG ATAAACAAGCACTATTTGGAGTTCCAACACCCAAATAGTGCTGAtttggtgatgcaatgggatgCGGTTATGGGTGGCAAACACGCCACTGGCAGTCGAGCTCAGTCCTCGGCACAGCCCTCCCCACAATATGTGCCTCCCCGAGTAAGGAGACGTAGGGGGGACAGTAGTGACATCAAAGGGAAAGGAGTGGCTTCAAGCTCTGTTATTGACCCTCCACATCACTTCCTTTCATCAGACGATGAAGACAGCCCTGTTCCAAGAAATCCTGGCAAACGTCCAATTTCCAGTGGTGCTTATAGCTCTGAGAAGGATGGATCTAGAGGTGCGAAGTCTCGACGGTCGGGGTCTGAAAACTACCAAGAAGCGCTTAGCAATTTCAACAGATTCTCTTGTATTGCGGCAAATGAAAAAGAGTCCAGAGAGAAATATTCCATAGCTGCTGCCAAAAAAGCTGTCGAGAGCTTGGGATTGGAGAAGCGGCTGCATATGTTCTTGTTGAAGGAGTTGCTGGATGAAGAGTTTAGAgctctgtttcttagcttcaGTAGGGATGAGCAGTTAACATGGATTGAAATGTTCATCATCCCGAAGATGGAGGGGAAGTGA
- the LOC113732268 gene encoding DNA topoisomerase 2 isoform X1, with product MANSKTAKLPLQSSNNANIVLPTGKTIEETYQKKSQLEHILLRPDTYIGSIEKHSQTLWVFENDAMVHRQISYVPGLYKIFDEILVNAADNKQRDPKMDSVKVVINVEENFISVYNNGDGVPVEVHQEEGVYVPELIFGHLLTSSNYDDTVKKTTGGRNGYGAKLTNIFSTEFVIETADGKRQKKYKQVFSNNMGNKSQPIISKCKESENWTKVTFKPDLAKFNMTHLEDDVLALMKKRVVDLAGCLGKTVKVELNGQRVPVKSFSDYCDLYLQSAAKTRPDPLPRIVEKVNERWEVCASLSEGQFQQVSFVNGIATIKGGTHVDYVTNQITNHIIGIVNKKNKNANLKAHSVKNHLWVFVNALIDNPAFDSQTKETLTLRQSSFGSKCELSQEFLKKVAKSGVVENLLSWADFKQSKDLKKTDGAKRQRITGITKLEDANDAGGKNSDRCTLILTEGDSAKALAMAGISVVGRNFYGVFPLRGKLLNVREASHKQIMDNAEIQYIKQILGLQHGKVYDSVKSLRYGHLMIMTDQDHDGSHIKGLLINFIHSFWPSLLKIPSFLVEFITPIVKATHKNGRALSFYTMPEYESWKESLSGNATGWSIKYYKGLGTSTSKEGKEYFKDLGKHKKDFIWVDDNDGEAIELAFSKKKIEARKNWLRQYEPGTYLDQKEKLIKYSDFVNKELILFSMADLQRSIPSMVDGLKPGQRKILFCSFKRNFVKELKIAQFSGYVSEHSAYHHGEQSLASSIIGMAQDFVGSNNINLLQPNGQFGTRNQGGKDHASARYIYTRLSPITRSLFPKDDDVLLDYLNEDGQSIEPTWYMPIIPMVLVNGSEGIGTGWSSYIPNYNPRDIIANIRRLLNNEPMEPMEPWYRGFRGTIEKTATKEAGASYTVSGVVEEVDETTIRVTELPIRKWTQDYKEFLESIMMGNEKVKDPFIKEFRDHTDDTTVYLEIIMSEENLLMAKHEGLLKKFKLTTTISTSNMHLFDSQGIIKKFDNPEQILGEFFHLRLEFYEKRKKVLLDNLQLEHLKLDNKVRFILAVVEGSIIVSNRKRADLFLELKEKGFTPFPKKKSVEAAVAGSIEDAEETEESSEVATSKGVRASDYEYLLSMAIGSLTLEKVQELCADRDKLKGEVDDLRKATPKSLWTKDLDALESQLDEQDISDAQAEAARKEMRRKAMKDDGPKPTRQAPKNPRKYNRKASNTEPTTEPMEISSSSALETNNVVEVAKPKGKAGPKKAPARKGKTSSVLRDEDDEDDDEVLALKDRLAAYNLGSSSPDQSETMETEIPKREPSKRATTKKPLVSVTEISDGDDDQIEISDDEDFELEVEAAPKEKGRKKTANSKAAKPAAAPKKRGQANKTSQLVGQKLITEVLKPADVSKISPEKKVRRMRPSPFNKKSGSVLERLSQQENDKISPESEGQESPASNASGSTEESAQVVVPRARPQRGGNRGKAKYVLSDSENDDVPDDSDFDEGDD from the exons ATGGCAAACTCAAAAACAGCAAAGCTCCCTCTCCAATCAAGCAACAATGCCAACATTGTCTTGCCCACCGGAAAAACCATCGAGGAAACCTACCAGAAAAAGTCCCAGCTCGAACACATCCTCCTTCGTCCCGATACCTACATCGGATCCATCGAAAAACACTCCCAAACTCTATGGGTTTTTGAAAACGACGCCATGGTTCACCGCCAGATCTCCTATGTCCCCGGTCTTTACAAAATCTTTGACGAAATTCTCGTCAATGCGGCTGATAACAAGCAGAGAGACCCCAAGATGGACTCAGTTAAGGTTGTTATTAATGTGGAGGAGAATTTTATTAGCGTTTATAATAATGGGGATGGGGTTCCAGTCGAGGTTCATCAGGAAGAAGGGGTTTATGTACCCGAATTGATTTTTGGGCACTTGTTGACGAGTAGCAACTATGATGATACTGTGAAGAAGACTACTGGTGGGAGAAATGGGTATGGAGCTAAGCTCACGAATATCTTTTCAACCGAATTTGTTATCGAGACTGCTGATGGCAAGAGGCAGAAGAAGTATAAGCAG GTTTTCTCTAATAACATGGGGAATAAATCTCAACCCATTATATCTAAGTGCAAAGAGAGCGAGAACTGGACCAAGGTTACTTTTAAGCCTGACTTGGCAAAGTTTAACATGACCCATTTAGAGGATGACGTTCTTGCTTTGATGAAAAAGAGAGTGGTTGATCTGGCAGGATGCCTAGGAAAGACAGTGAAGGTTGAATTAAATGGTCAGCGAGTTCCTGTCAAATCATTCTCTGACTATTGCGATCTCTATCTACAATCTGCTGCAAAGACCAGACCAGATCCACTCCCAAG GATTGTGGAGAAAGTTAATGAGCGGTGGGAGGTATGTGCAAGTCTAAGTGAAGGGCAGTTTCAACAG GTCAGCTTTGTCAATGGAATTGCAACTATCAAAGGTGGGACTCATGTTGATTATGTTACCAACCAGATAACGAACCATATAATTGGTATTGTAAACAAGAAGAACAAGAATGCCAATCTCAAGGCTCATTCTGTCAAAAATCATTTATGGGTATTCGTCAATGCTCTTATTGACAACCCTGCTTTTGATTCTCAAACAAAGGAAACACTGACACTGCGACAAAGCAGTTTTGGTTCTAAATGTGAACTTTCGCAAGAGTTCCTCAAGAAAG TGGCCAAGTCTGGAGTGGTAGAGAACCTCCTTTCTTGGGCAGACTTCAAGCAAAGCAAAGACCTTAAGAAAACTGATGGAGCAAAAAGACAGAGGATTACTGGGATAACTAAGCTGGAAGATGCTAATGATGCTGGTGGGAAGAATTCTGATAGATGCACCTTGATTTTGACAGAAGGGGATTCAGCAAAGGCTCTTGCT ATGGCCGGAATTTCAGTTGTTGGGAGAAACTTCTATGGTGTTTTTCCATTGAGAGGTAAACTGCTGAATGTAAGGGAAGCCAGCCACAAGCAAATCATGGATAATGCTGAAATTCAGTATATCAAGCAAATTCTTGGTCTCCAGCATGGAAAAGTGTATGATAGTGTTAAGTCTCTGAGATATGGCCACCTGATGATTATGACAGATCAG GATCATGACGGTTCACACATCAAGGGACTGCTGATTAATTTCATTCACTCATTTTGGCCGTCATTGCTGAAAATTCCGTCTTTCTTAGTGGAGTTCATCACGCCTATAGTGAAG GCTACTCATAAGAATGGGAGGGCATTGTCATTTTATACAATGCCTGAATATGAATCATGGAAGGAAAGTTTGAGCGGCAATGCAACTGGTTGGTCCATAAAGTATTATAAG GGGTTGGGGACAAGCACATCCAAAGAAGGAAAAGAGTACTTCAAAGATCTCGGGAAGCACAAGAAAGACTTCATCTGGGTGGATGATAATGATGGGGAAGCAATAGAACTTGCCTTCAGTAAGAAGAAGATTGAAGCAAGGAAGAATTGGCTTCGGCAGTATGAG CCTGGCACTTACCTGgatcagaaagaaaagctaATCAAGTACAGTGACTTCGTTAACAAGGAGCTCATATTGTTTTCCATGGCGGATCTTCAGAGGTCAATTCCATCAATGGTTGATGGCCTGAAGCCAGGCCAACGAAAGAttcttttctgttctttcaAGAGGAACTTTGTCAAGGAATTAAAAATAGCCCAGTTCTCCGGTTACGTGTCTGAACACTCAGCTTACCATCATGGTGAGCAGAGTCTGGCAAGTTCCATCATCGGTATGGCTCAGGATTTTGTGGGCAGCAACAACATTAATCTTCTTCAACCAAATGGCCAATTTGGTACACGTAATCAG GGTGGGAAAGATCATGCAAGTGCTAGGTATATATATACTAGACTTTCACCTATCACACGATCCCTGTTCCCAAAAGATGATGATGTCCTCCTAGATTATCTGAATGAAGATGGTCAATCCATTGAACCTACTTG GTACATGCCCATTATCCCAATGGTTCTGGTTAATGGAAGTGAAGGAATTGGTACAGGATGGAGTTCCTATATTCCAAATTACAATCCGAGGGACATTATTGCTAACATTAGGCGTTTGCTGAATAATGAGCCAATGGAACCCATGGAGCCTTGGTATAGAGGATTTAGAGGAACCATTGAGAAAACAGCAACCAAGGAAGCTGGAGCTAGCTATACTGTCAGTGGAGTTGTAGAGGAAGTCGATGAAACAACAATTCGTGTCACTGAGCTGCCAATTAGGAAGTGGACTCAGGATTACAAGGAGTTCCTTGAATCGATTATGATGGGCAATGAAAAAGTCAAGGATCCATTCATCAag GAATTCAGGGACCATACAGATGATACTACAGTATATCTGGAAATAATCATGTCCGAGGAGAATTTACTCATGGCCAAGCATGAGGGTTTGTTGAAGAAATTCAAGCTAACCACAACAATTAGCACAAGCAACATGCACCTCTTTGACTCACAGGGCATTATCAAGAAATTTGATAACCCAGAACAAA TTTTAGGGGAGTTCTTCCATTTAAGGCTTGAGTTTtatgagaaaagaaag AAAGTTCTGTTGGACAATCTTCAACTAGAGCATTTGAAACTTGATAACAAGGTCAGGTTTATCCTAGCAGTTGTAGAAGGCAGTATTATAGTGAGCAACAGAAAAAGAGCCGATCTTTTCCTTGAACTGAAAGAAAAAGGTTTCACCCCCTTTCCCAAAAAGAAGAGTGTGGAAGCAGCTGTTGCTGGGTCAATCGAGGATgctgaagaaactgaagagagTTCTGAAGTGGCTACCAGCAAAGGAGTTCGGGCAAGTGATTACGAGTACTTGTTATCAATGGCAATTGGATCCTTGACTCTTGAGAAGGTCCAGGAGCTCTGTGCTGATAGAGACAAGCTCAAGGGGGAGGTTGATGATTTGAGAAAGGCTACTCCAAAATCTCTGTGGACGAAGGACCTTGatgctcttgagagccaacttgat GAACAAGATATAAGTGATGCCCAGGCAGAGGCAGCAAGAAAAGAGATGAGGAGGAAGGCAATGAAAGATGATGGTCCTAAGCCTACCCGTCAAGCTCCAAAAAATCCACGGAAGTATAATAGAAAGGCTAGCAACACAGAGCCTACAACTGAACCAATGGAAATTTCATCTAGTTCAGCTTTGGAAACAA ATAATGTAGTTGAGGTAGCCAAGCCAAAAGGCAAAGCTGGTCCAAAGAAAGCTCCTGCTAGAAAG GGAAAAACTTCTTCTGTATTGAgggatgaagatgatgaagatgatgatgaagtgCTTGCACTAAAAGATAGACTAGCAGCCTATAACCTTGGGTCTTCTTCCCCTGATCAGTCCGAGA CCATGGAAACTGAAATTCCAAAAAGAGAACCCAGCAAAAGAGCTACTACAAAGAAGCCTTTGGTAAGTGTCACAGAGATTTCTGATGGTGATGATGATCAGATTGAAATCAGTGATGATGAAGACTTTGAACTGGAGGTAGAGGCAGCTCCAAaagagaaaggaaggaaaaaaacagCCAATTCTAAAGCAGCTAAGCCTGCTGCAGCACCAAAGAAAAGAGGTCAGGCCAATAAAACTTCTCAACTTGTTGGGCAGAAGCTGATTACAGAAGTTCTAAAGCCTGCTGATGTTTCTAAGATTTCACCTGAGAAAAAAGTCAGGAGAATGAGGCCATCACCATTCAACAAGAAGAGTGGCTCTGTGCTGGAAAGGCTTAGCCAGCaggagaatgacaagatatcACCTGAAAGTGAGGGACAGGAGAGCCCTGCTTCTAATGCTTCTGGGAGCacagaagaatcagctcaagtTGTGGTTCCAAGAGCCAGACCACAGAGGGGCGGTAATCGTGGTAAAGCAAAATATGTCTTGAGTGATTCTGAAAATGATGACGTTCCAGATGACTCTGACTTTGACGAAGGTGATGATTGA
- the LOC113728886 gene encoding uncharacterized protein, which yields MANFIPNFSTSYGTSSENDDEAILNGAAILLFAPEAEQYDGPLIKVPCRTGDMPGWKWVQELILGHPLRILENCRITVDNFMRLCDILVQNNYVPQNPHKHVSIEESLAMTLVMLSHSTRTRVVAERFQHSTETIHRNVAEVLLGLCRFAQRIIRPRQTNDVHPKIRYSTKYYPWFKTEPSHAYGAYIYQTAALEDAIGAMDGTHIPASVPTNEQMAYTNRHGTQSQNVLAVCDHDMRFVYVYAGWEGSAHDARVFESALRMHTDFPIPPPGKYYLVDAAYKMMPGFLEPFKGGRVSRVGQGCGRGQGPKELFNTRHSQLRNVVERSFGVLKQRFAYLKGPVPYSYMQTQINVVIACCALHNFLRETQPSDDHFLQYEQEDIQVQAEAGGNPYPNIQPLAVPPHEIAAWKAMREEMANQMHASSRRRRQ from the exons ATGGCAAACTTCATCCCAAACTTCTCAACTTCGTATGGCACTAGCTCTGAGAATGATGATGAGGCAATTCTCAATGGCGCAGCAATTTTGCTATTTGCACCTGAAGCTGAACAATATGATGGTCCTCTTATCAAAGTACCCTGCCGAACTGGAGATATGCCTGGTTGGAAGTGGGTGCAAGAGCTAATCCTTGGTCACCCGCTTCGAATATTGGAGAATTGTCGAATAACGGTTGATAATTTCATGAGACTTTGTGACATTTTGGTTCAAAATAACTACGTGCCGCAAAATCCGCACAAGCATGTGTCTATTGAGGAATCACTGGCTATGACTCTAGTCATGTTGAGCCATAGCACGCGTACTCGAGTAGTGGCGGAGAGATTTCAACACTCCACTGAAACCATTCACAGAAATGTAGCGGAAGTGTTGTTGGGACTGTGTAGATTTGCGCAAAGGATTATTCGACCAAGACAAACAAATGACGTGCATCCAAAAATACGATATAGCACCAAGTATTATCCTTGGTTTAAG ACAGAACCAAGTCATGCTTATGGTGCTTATATTTACCAAACTGCTGCTTTAGAA GATGCTATTGGCGCTATGGATGGCACTCATATCCCTGCTTCGGTGCCCACAAATGAGCAAATGGCCTACACTAATAGACATGGAACCCAATCTCAGAATGTTTTAGCTGTATGTGACCATGACATGCGCTTTGTGTATGTCTATGCCGGATGGGAGGGAAGCGCACACGATGCTCGGGTCTTTGAAAGTGCACTTCGAATGCACACTGACTTCCCAATTCCACCCCCAG GCAAGTACTACTTGGTGGATGCGGCATACAAGATGATGCCGGGATTCTTAGAACCATTTAAAGGAGGACGTGTTTCACGTGTTGGGCAAGGATGTGGCCGAGGCCAAGGACCGAAGGAGCTATTTAATACCCGTCACTCCCAACTTCGCAATGTAGTTGAGCGATCTTTTGGTGTCTTGAAACAACGATTTGCCTATTTGAAGGGACCTGTCCCATATTCCTATATGCAAACACAAATCAATGTAGTCATTGCATGTTGTGCATTGCACAATTTCTTAAGGGAAACTCAACCCTCGGATGATCACTTCCTGCAATATGAACAAGAGGACATACAAGTACAAGCCGAAGCTGGCGGTAATCCATACCCGAATATACAACCATTGGCTGTGCCCCCACATGAGATAGCAGCTTGGAAAGCAATGAGAGAAGAAATGGCTAATCAAATGCATGCTAGTTCACGCAGGCGAAGGCAGTAG